The following are from one region of the Salicibibacter kimchii genome:
- a CDS encoding spore germination protein — protein MTKTKDQILTNNLKKNEKIFNDRLNIDASFDVGVRKLSILGKEVRMYYVNSLNDEQIAIEVLRELMDLEKFDMKTTDARETIENHIAHIQVDFTDDVDKCIFHLLSGLIFILVDGEKEAFVVDVRNYPGREPGEPDTERVTRGARDGYTENIIENAGLTRRRLRDERLRNEILQVGVRSQTDVVVSYINGIVDPDLVTIVKQELEKINVDGITMADKVVEEYILDQGWNPFPLVRFTERPDVAATHLTEGHMLLMVDTSPTIMILPTTMFHHVQHAEEFRQSTAVGTFLRWIRFLGMLAAMFIVPLWLLMALEPDMLPEMISYIGPSDDSNVPVFAQMLIGELGVELIRMAAVHTSAPLGTALGFVAALLVGEIAIDVGLLTAEVILYVALGAVGIFASPSHELGVALKMVRLLFIIAVGMFTSYGYVISITIVFLLMVRMKPMNKPYLWPFLPFDPGSLWHIIARSGVPNMRLRPRIVYPRDVVRQSKP, from the coding sequence ATGACAAAGACGAAAGACCAAATCTTAACGAACAATCTCAAAAAGAACGAAAAAATATTTAACGATCGTTTAAATATTGATGCCAGTTTTGATGTCGGCGTAAGAAAACTAAGCATCCTCGGCAAAGAAGTACGAATGTATTACGTGAACAGTCTAAACGATGAACAAATTGCCATCGAAGTTTTGCGAGAACTGATGGATCTTGAAAAATTCGATATGAAGACAACGGATGCAAGAGAGACCATTGAAAATCATATCGCCCATATCCAAGTGGATTTTACGGATGATGTAGATAAATGTATTTTCCATCTGTTGTCCGGACTTATTTTTATTTTGGTGGACGGGGAAAAGGAAGCGTTTGTCGTTGATGTTCGCAACTATCCCGGACGTGAACCGGGGGAGCCCGACACGGAAAGGGTGACCCGTGGTGCCCGGGACGGCTACACGGAAAATATCATCGAAAATGCCGGGTTAACGCGACGTCGTTTGCGTGATGAACGTTTGAGAAACGAAATCCTTCAAGTGGGGGTACGTTCCCAAACGGACGTCGTCGTCTCTTATATTAACGGCATTGTAGATCCGGATCTGGTGACGATTGTTAAACAGGAACTAGAAAAGATTAATGTTGACGGCATTACCATGGCCGATAAGGTCGTGGAAGAATATATTCTTGATCAAGGGTGGAACCCGTTTCCACTAGTGCGGTTCACGGAACGACCGGACGTAGCGGCTACACATTTGACGGAAGGCCATATGCTTCTCATGGTCGATACATCACCGACCATCATGATTTTGCCGACGACGATGTTTCATCACGTTCAACACGCCGAAGAGTTTCGACAATCCACCGCGGTTGGGACATTTTTGCGCTGGATTCGTTTCCTTGGTATGTTGGCAGCTATGTTTATCGTCCCTCTCTGGCTTTTAATGGCTTTAGAACCTGACATGCTCCCTGAAATGATTTCGTATATAGGGCCTTCCGATGATTCCAACGTACCGGTATTCGCGCAGATGCTCATCGGGGAATTGGGCGTGGAATTGATTCGAATGGCCGCGGTCCATACGTCTGCTCCGCTAGGTACCGCACTCGGTTTTGTGGCCGCCTTGCTCGTCGGGGAGATCGCCATCGATGTTGGCTTACTGACCGCGGAAGTGATTCTTTATGTTGCGCTGGGCGCGGTAGGAATATTTGCCTCTCCAAGTCATGAACTCGGGGTTGCACTGAAAATGGTTCGGCTCCTTTTCATTATTGCCGTAGGAATGTTTACGTCGTATGGATACGTCATTTCCATTACTATCGTGTTTCTTCTTATGGTACGAATGAAACCAATGAATAAACCTTATTTATGGCCATTCCTCCCCTTTGATCCAGGGTCTCTATGGCATATTATCGCGCGCTCAGGGGTTCCGAATATGCGGTTACGTCCGAGAATCGTCTACCCCCGGGATGTTGTCCGGCAATCAAAGCCCTAG
- the lysA gene encoding diaminopimelate decarboxylase: MSVMTKKRNEQGHLMIGNIDAVRLAEQYQTPMFAYDVGMIRQKARAFKNAFAQTGIDHQVAYASKAFSCIAMVQLAHEEGLSLDVVSGGELYTAIQAGFPMENVHFNGNNKSRQEIREALQAGIGCFVVDNFHELALLEAECNNLQTQTSIILRITPGIEGTTHSYISTGGEDSKFGFDLFTGQAEAAVVQSLSVSSIRLQGLHFHIGSQLFETSVLTEAIATLYRHIEHWRASHGFIPEVINAGGGFGISYTKHDEPLEPKTFVEAIVHSIREESDRYHLPLPEVWVEPGRSIVGEAGTTLYTLGSQKEIEHVRHYVSVDGGMTDNIRPALYGARYEAELANRVKKQEEKAYAIAGKACESGDMLMYDLPLPMVESGDLLAVFSTGAYGYAMASNYNRLPRPSVVFIENDAHQLVVERESYADLVRNDRFLGKKIK; this comes from the coding sequence ATGTCTGTAATGACGAAAAAAAGAAATGAACAAGGTCATTTAATGATCGGAAATATAGATGCAGTGCGATTGGCGGAGCAATATCAAACACCGATGTTCGCCTATGATGTTGGAATGATCCGCCAAAAAGCACGCGCGTTTAAAAACGCATTTGCACAAACAGGGATCGATCATCAAGTCGCTTATGCAAGCAAAGCTTTTAGTTGTATCGCGATGGTACAACTGGCACATGAAGAAGGGTTAAGCCTTGATGTCGTGTCCGGCGGTGAACTTTATACAGCCATACAGGCAGGTTTTCCGATGGAAAACGTTCATTTTAACGGAAACAACAAAAGCAGGCAGGAAATCAGGGAGGCTTTGCAAGCCGGGATCGGCTGTTTCGTCGTCGATAACTTTCATGAACTGGCGTTGTTGGAAGCAGAATGCAACAACCTGCAAACACAAACAAGCATTATACTGAGAATCACCCCGGGGATTGAAGGAACAACGCATAGTTATATCTCTACGGGCGGAGAAGATTCCAAGTTTGGCTTTGACCTTTTTACCGGACAGGCAGAAGCAGCTGTGGTGCAATCCCTTTCTGTTTCTTCCATTCGATTGCAAGGGTTGCATTTCCACATCGGTTCACAGCTATTTGAAACCTCGGTGTTGACGGAGGCCATTGCTACCCTCTATCGCCATATTGAGCACTGGCGTGCGTCGCATGGGTTTATACCTGAAGTCATCAATGCCGGCGGAGGATTCGGGATCAGCTATACCAAGCATGATGAGCCGTTGGAACCGAAAACGTTCGTAGAGGCGATTGTCCATTCGATACGTGAGGAAAGTGATAGATATCATCTTCCCTTGCCGGAAGTGTGGGTTGAACCGGGGCGCTCCATCGTCGGCGAAGCCGGAACAACGTTGTACACGCTCGGGTCCCAAAAAGAGATTGAGCATGTACGCCACTATGTAAGTGTTGATGGGGGAATGACGGATAATATCCGCCCGGCGTTGTATGGGGCCCGCTACGAAGCCGAATTGGCAAATCGCGTAAAAAAGCAGGAAGAAAAAGCCTACGCGATTGCCGGCAAAGCTTGTGAAAGTGGGGACATGCTCATGTATGATTTGCCATTGCCGATGGTGGAAAGCGGGGATCTCTTAGCCGTATTTTCTACAGGTGCCTACGGTTACGCGATGGCTAGCAATTACAACCGTTTGCCTCGCCCTTCGGTTGTTTTTATCGAAAATGATGCCCATCAACTCGTTGTTGAACGGGAAAGCTATGCAGATCTTGTTCGTAACGATCGTTTCCTTGGAAAGAAAATAAAATAG
- a CDS encoding GNAT family N-acetyltransferase, with protein sequence MIIKYKPAYRKIAMGLLSYTPELKEVKTLQETMDEYENDESMKLYLWKKEEDIVGVVGLQESSDGDVMLRHICVNPSYRHEGIADTILSTMEEKLGKNFIASDLTREFLEKRKNK encoded by the coding sequence ATGATTATTAAGTACAAACCCGCATATCGAAAGATCGCGATGGGTTTGCTGTCCTATACGCCCGAGCTTAAAGAAGTAAAAACGTTGCAAGAAACGATGGATGAATATGAAAACGATGAATCAATGAAACTGTATTTGTGGAAAAAAGAAGAAGACATTGTCGGGGTCGTTGGACTTCAAGAATCCTCGGATGGAGATGTTATGCTCCGGCATATCTGCGTCAACCCTTCCTATCGGCATGAAGGGATTGCTGACACCATTCTTTCCACGATGGAAGAAAAGCTGGGGAAAAATTTTATCGCTTCTGATCTTACTCGGGAATTTCTTGAAAAACGGAAAAACAAATAG
- a CDS encoding segregation/condensation protein A, whose product MAKHVIIEIDWDEWGLIVLGEERYNVKLDSFEGPLDLLLHLIKQAEVDIYDIPVAKITEQYMTYIHQMKELELDIASEYLVMASTLLAIKSQMLLPKQDVWADEDLEEWEAWPEEDPREALVAQLEVYRSYKQAATELMERQAQRDHFFSKAPSKITPSTEHRNESVNIESSLSEMLQAYQKLKWRLRVNRPRTTTVESQKWTIEEKMQSIRTRVFQSAQPISFLQMYTKGEVQEQVISFMALLQLMKENAVVCNQRGNFAAIYIQAREETNNE is encoded by the coding sequence ATGGCCAAACATGTTATCATAGAGATAGATTGGGACGAATGGGGGCTTATCGTCTTGGGCGAAGAACGATACAATGTGAAATTGGATAGCTTTGAGGGCCCATTGGATTTGCTTTTGCACCTCATCAAACAAGCTGAGGTTGATATTTATGATATTCCGGTTGCAAAAATAACAGAACAGTACATGACGTATATCCATCAGATGAAAGAGTTGGAGTTGGATATCGCAAGTGAATACCTTGTGATGGCTTCCACGCTTTTGGCTATTAAAAGCCAAATGTTATTGCCAAAGCAAGATGTTTGGGCGGATGAGGATTTGGAAGAATGGGAAGCGTGGCCGGAGGAGGACCCTCGCGAAGCGCTCGTGGCACAGTTGGAGGTCTACCGATCCTATAAGCAGGCAGCAACCGAATTGATGGAACGGCAGGCACAACGAGATCATTTTTTCAGTAAAGCGCCAAGCAAAATAACCCCCTCCACGGAACATCGAAATGAATCGGTGAACATCGAATCTTCTCTATCGGAAATGTTGCAGGCGTATCAGAAATTAAAATGGCGACTTCGTGTGAATCGGCCGCGGACGACAACGGTGGAATCCCAAAAATGGACCATTGAAGAGAAAATGCAGTCGATCCGCACACGGGTTTTTCAAAGCGCCCAACCGATCTCTTTTTTGCAAATGTATACAAAAGGGGAGGTGCAAGAACAAGTTATTTCTTTTATGGCACTTTTGCAACTGATGAAGGAGAACGCCGTGGTATGTAATCAGAGGGGAAATTTCGCGGCTATTTACATACAAGCACGGGAGGAAACGAACAATGAATAG
- the scpB gene encoding SMC-Scp complex subunit ScpB: MNRDVALILETLLYVSGDEGLEVAHASDVLGIDRAMVTHELQKLASEFEREARALVILQFGSRFQMTTRPAFSDYVQAYASPPQRGKLSQAALETLAIVAYQQPVTRATIEDIRGVNADRAIATLAGKGLIEEGGRLKGAGRAILYETTARFLDVFHLSSLDDLPSITEDEEAEQLDLFSSGYRESWNEDG; encoded by the coding sequence ATGAATAGAGACGTCGCGCTCATTCTTGAGACATTGTTATATGTGAGTGGGGACGAAGGTTTGGAAGTGGCCCACGCGTCTGATGTCCTCGGCATCGATCGCGCGATGGTCACTCACGAATTACAGAAACTGGCGTCCGAGTTCGAAAGAGAGGCACGGGCGCTCGTGATTTTGCAGTTCGGCTCCCGTTTTCAAATGACGACAAGGCCTGCGTTTTCCGATTATGTACAAGCCTATGCATCTCCGCCGCAACGCGGGAAACTGTCGCAAGCCGCCTTGGAGACACTGGCCATCGTCGCTTATCAACAACCGGTCACACGAGCAACCATTGAAGATATTAGAGGCGTCAACGCGGATCGTGCAATCGCGACTTTGGCCGGGAAAGGATTGATTGAAGAAGGCGGCCGTTTGAAAGGAGCAGGTCGTGCCATTCTTTACGAAACAACGGCCCGTTTTTTAGATGTGTTTCATTTATCATCGCTCGATGATCTTCCTTCTATCACGGAAGATGAGGAAGCTGAACAACTGGATCTTTTTTCCTCCGGGTACCGGGAAAGTTGGAACGAGGATGGTTAA
- a CDS encoding superoxide dismutase, whose translation MITEREAYKGEVKQWLDELEAYLEYENPRAMDANRVKERMSAIRGEIDIVSVNETAQSVEELEEALNEHERSSKTNYVKPGGHELPPLPYAYDALEPYIDAEIMYLHHDAHHRTYVEGLNEAEEKMEKARRDNKYALISHWEREAAFHGAGHYLHTIFWTIMDPHGGGKPKGDLLSMIERDFGSFERFRAHFTAAAEELDPPGWAILVWSPRSHRLEILNAELHHYLSQWDVIPLLVLDVWEHAYYLQYKTDKEAYIENWWEVVNWPAVQRRLDVARQVKWSPY comes from the coding sequence GTGATTACGGAACGGGAAGCATATAAAGGGGAAGTGAAACAGTGGCTCGATGAATTGGAGGCATACCTTGAATATGAAAACCCTCGTGCAATGGATGCCAACAGAGTGAAAGAACGAATGTCAGCCATCCGCGGTGAGATTGACATTGTCTCTGTCAATGAAACCGCTCAATCGGTGGAAGAACTCGAGGAAGCATTAAACGAGCACGAACGGTCAAGCAAGACAAATTACGTCAAGCCGGGGGGGCACGAGTTGCCGCCGCTCCCATACGCTTACGATGCATTGGAACCTTACATTGATGCCGAAATCATGTATCTTCATCACGACGCTCATCATCGAACGTATGTGGAAGGGTTAAATGAGGCTGAAGAAAAAATGGAAAAAGCACGTCGGGATAATAAATATGCCCTTATTTCCCATTGGGAACGAGAAGCGGCGTTTCATGGTGCGGGCCATTATTTGCACACTATTTTTTGGACGATTATGGATCCGCACGGCGGCGGAAAACCTAAAGGGGATTTATTATCAATGATCGAAAGGGATTTTGGGAGTTTTGAACGGTTCCGCGCCCATTTTACAGCTGCCGCCGAAGAATTGGACCCCCCTGGTTGGGCGATTCTCGTTTGGTCGCCCCGTTCTCATCGGCTTGAAATTTTAAACGCAGAACTTCATCATTATTTAAGCCAGTGGGACGTCATTCCGTTGCTCGTATTGGATGTTTGGGAACATGCTTATTATTTGCAGTATAAAACGGATAAAGAAGCCTATATAGAAAATTGGTGGGAAGTCGTTAATTGGCCCGCCGTGCAACGAAGGTTGGACGTGGCAAGACAAGTCAAGTGGAGTCCATATTAA
- a CDS encoding YhcN/YlaJ family sporulation lipoprotein, producing MSNRHYQMLAFCLLLTMVLLSACGSAAGEEPQKREPEISHHSRESVNPPQETSMYENADAQEEQALAQQAKASTEEMEQVTNAQAVSLDNHLYIVPEVTHGTRWNLEAFREEGREHLKDTLPGDIVIHLSTDQKAKMELKRLTEDIQNDTVSGEELDRRLESIQEFMKTDV from the coding sequence ATGTCCAATCGTCATTATCAAATGCTTGCTTTCTGTTTGCTTCTCACGATGGTTTTGTTATCCGCTTGCGGTTCAGCCGCCGGTGAAGAGCCGCAGAAGAGGGAACCGGAGATTAGCCACCATTCACGTGAGTCTGTAAACCCGCCACAGGAAACATCAATGTATGAAAATGCAGATGCTCAGGAAGAGCAGGCTTTAGCCCAACAAGCGAAGGCATCGACAGAGGAGATGGAGCAAGTGACGAATGCCCAGGCCGTTTCGTTGGACAACCATCTCTACATTGTCCCGGAAGTGACGCACGGCACCCGTTGGAATTTGGAAGCCTTTCGGGAAGAAGGGCGCGAGCATTTAAAAGACACGTTGCCCGGGGATATCGTTATTCACTTATCTACGGATCAAAAAGCAAAGATGGAACTGAAACGGCTTACCGAAGACATACAAAATGATACGGTAAGCGGGGAAGAGCTCGATCGGCGTTTGGAAAGCATTCAAGAATTTATGAAAACAGATGTATGA